The following proteins are co-located in the Paludibaculum fermentans genome:
- a CDS encoding polysaccharide biosynthesis/export family protein has translation MRVILLLLLSAMLWGQQEIDERSTYVLGPGDQILVRVLDMEEMSKDAFQIDMRGNVNLPMVGRIQAKGMTVEQLEEAISGRLKAYIKQPDVSVTLHEMRSQPVSVLGSVRNPGVHQLQGQKSLLEVLSLAGGLQPEAGYSVRIARRKEWGPIPLPGAKLDETGQYWVAEVGVKEIMEARSPEKNIPVKPQDVVTVPKGQMVYVMGAVKKSGGFVLGEKEKTTVLEALSMAEGCDNFAKRGGAKILRKTDTVDQRLEIALDLGKILEGKQKDVAMEQDDILFVPVSGTKKVMARSAEAAIGIGTGLAIYRR, from the coding sequence ATGAGAGTCATTCTGCTGCTGCTGTTGTCCGCCATGCTGTGGGGCCAGCAGGAGATCGATGAGCGCTCCACTTACGTGCTGGGCCCGGGCGACCAGATTCTGGTGCGCGTGCTGGATATGGAAGAGATGTCGAAGGACGCCTTCCAGATCGACATGCGCGGCAATGTCAACCTGCCGATGGTGGGCCGGATTCAAGCCAAGGGCATGACGGTGGAGCAACTGGAAGAGGCGATCTCCGGCCGGCTGAAAGCCTACATCAAGCAGCCCGACGTGTCGGTAACCCTGCATGAGATGCGGAGCCAGCCGGTGAGTGTGCTGGGTTCCGTACGCAACCCCGGTGTCCACCAGTTGCAGGGACAGAAGAGCCTGCTGGAAGTGCTGAGCCTGGCCGGCGGACTTCAGCCAGAGGCTGGTTACTCGGTGAGGATCGCGCGCAGGAAGGAGTGGGGTCCCATCCCGCTGCCGGGCGCGAAGCTCGACGAGACGGGCCAATACTGGGTGGCGGAAGTAGGGGTGAAAGAGATCATGGAAGCCCGCTCGCCGGAGAAGAACATTCCAGTCAAGCCCCAGGATGTGGTGACAGTACCCAAGGGGCAGATGGTCTATGTCATGGGCGCGGTGAAGAAGAGCGGAGGTTTTGTCCTGGGTGAAAAGGAGAAGACCACCGTACTGGAAGCGCTTTCGATGGCGGAAGGGTGCGACAACTTCGCCAAGCGGGGCGGCGCCAAGATCCTGCGCAAGACCGACACGGTGGATCAGCGTCTGGAGATTGCCCTGGACCTGGGCAAGATCCTGGAGGGTAAGCAGAAAGACGTGGCCATGGAGCAGGATGACATCCTGTTTGTCCCAGTCAGCGGCACGAAGAAAGTGATGGCCCGGTCGGCCGAAGCGGCAATCGGCATCGGCACCGGCCTGGCAATCTACCGGCGGTAA
- a CDS encoding ribbon-helix-helix protein, CopG family translates to MTLFNKRSKMVSIRLSDDEFRRLREVCEATGARSISDLAREAMHRLVDMPHNGHAPMESRIEQLDQKLTSLQARLDRLAQMVEGT, encoded by the coding sequence ATGACCCTGTTCAACAAGCGAAGCAAGATGGTGAGCATCCGGCTGTCGGACGACGAATTCCGGCGGCTGCGTGAAGTGTGTGAGGCCACGGGGGCGCGCAGTATCAGCGACTTGGCCCGTGAGGCGATGCACCGGTTGGTAGACATGCCGCACAACGGACATGCGCCGATGGAATCGCGAATCGAGCAACTGGACCAGAAACTGACGAGTCTGCAGGCGCGCCTGGACCGGCTGGCGCAGATGGTGGAAGGCACGTGA
- the nusG gene encoding transcription termination/antitermination protein NusG: MPILPISWFAIRTRSRQEQVVSRYLSATGLEEFLPLYQVRRRWSDRVKVVDVPLFDGYVFCRFDDTQMVPVLSAPGVVHVVSFDGAPAPIPEAEIEAVRQLVKSKLPASPCPYLKEGALVRIRSGPMKGVEGRLIEIKNQYRLRLSVHMLQRSVEVEIDPESVEALT, encoded by the coding sequence ATGCCAATTCTTCCTATTTCCTGGTTCGCCATTCGCACCAGATCCAGACAGGAGCAAGTCGTGTCCAGATACCTGAGCGCAACCGGCCTGGAGGAATTCCTGCCTCTCTACCAGGTGCGGCGGCGCTGGAGCGACCGGGTGAAGGTGGTCGATGTGCCTTTGTTCGACGGCTACGTCTTTTGTCGTTTTGATGACACTCAAATGGTGCCCGTTCTTAGTGCGCCTGGAGTGGTTCATGTAGTGTCTTTCGACGGCGCGCCCGCTCCAATTCCTGAGGCTGAGATTGAAGCGGTGAGGCAATTGGTGAAGAGCAAGCTGCCGGCGTCGCCCTGTCCATACCTGAAGGAAGGCGCCCTGGTCCGGATTCGGAGCGGGCCGATGAAAGGCGTGGAGGGACGGCTGATTGAGATCAAAAACCAATACCGGCTGAGGCTGTCGGTACACATGCTGCAAAGGAGCGTGGAGGTTGAAATAGACCCGGAAAGTGTTGAGGCCCTGACGTAG
- a CDS encoding tetratricopeptide repeat protein, with the protein MSYTALDPANPYKWAAYAESLDSSGDTGGASKAFDRALALGPAIAPVHMRAFNFHLIHEHSGQVLALGHRILELTTAYNDLIFADFIGTPTLDILRIGIPPQSVPAYLAWAQGARPTRELLEIWRWMRERGLTGASSASSLTTTLCRRGEYAAAARLWADWLPAQRRAGYLEGNFLSNPRFAEPFKTPLDWSLDSAGGLESLQKEGLIVAFPGTDNLAYRNVRQLSYVIPGRYIFSAVIEGVGITTNEGPFFHVFDADHPDRFGVATEQVRGTSARRTVEVRFVIPPETRAVVTQLERNVSDRLDNKIAGTLKVYEVSLRKDN; encoded by the coding sequence TTGTCATACACCGCCCTGGATCCCGCAAACCCCTACAAATGGGCAGCCTACGCCGAATCGCTGGACAGTTCAGGCGACACTGGCGGCGCCTCAAAGGCCTTCGATCGGGCACTTGCGCTGGGGCCGGCCATTGCCCCCGTTCACATGCGCGCCTTCAACTTCCATCTCATTCATGAACACTCGGGGCAGGTCCTGGCTCTCGGCCATCGCATACTGGAGCTGACAACGGCCTACAACGACCTGATATTTGCCGATTTTATCGGCACTCCAACATTGGATATCCTGCGAATAGGAATCCCACCCCAGTCCGTACCCGCCTACCTTGCCTGGGCCCAGGGCGCGCGTCCGACTCGAGAACTGCTGGAGATCTGGCGATGGATGAGGGAGCGCGGCCTTACCGGCGCCAGCAGCGCCAGCAGCCTCACCACCACGCTGTGCAGGCGCGGAGAGTATGCGGCCGCGGCCCGCCTCTGGGCGGACTGGCTGCCCGCGCAGCGGCGGGCCGGGTACCTGGAAGGGAACTTCCTCAGCAACCCGCGTTTCGCAGAGCCATTCAAGACACCGCTGGACTGGTCGCTGGACTCCGCGGGCGGCCTGGAGAGCCTTCAAAAAGAGGGCCTCATCGTAGCCTTCCCCGGAACAGACAACCTGGCATACAGAAATGTCAGACAGCTGTCTTATGTAATTCCCGGGCGCTATATCTTCTCCGCCGTCATCGAAGGTGTCGGAATTACGACAAATGAAGGCCCATTCTTCCACGTGTTCGATGCGGACCATCCCGACCGGTTCGGAGTGGCCACGGAGCAGGTTCGCGGCACCTCGGCGCGGCGGACTGTCGAAGTCCGCTTCGTGATCCCTCCGGAGACCAGGGCCGTTGTCACGCAGTTGGAGCGCAACGTCTCCGACCGGCTCGACAACAAGATCGCGGGCACGCTCAAGGTGTATGAGGTATCGCTGCGGAAGGACAACTAG
- a CDS encoding sensor histidine kinase, whose translation MIKSIRARLTLWYVAVFSLILAVSGFAVFSQLVESRYQRLDSRLELAGRVLAASLKHEIEEHEGKEPGEVSFRSVLVSIHQLTFPAQAVTIVQGDRIVGLKPDSEARTVATDAVQQSARLTLQSNPARWSGHGWRYSALRLSLPNHGAYLFVSGESELDTEREVTTLRQSFLLGVPIAVFLSALGGYWLARKSLAPVVLISQTVESITSRNLDRRVPILNPGDELGLLAQTFNRLLERLGHAFDQQRRFMADASHELRTPVSVAHTATEVTLEKPNRTEAEYREALQIIDGQLRRLKRVVEDMFLLARADSGAVPLRLSKFYLDELLADTATAARVLGEKLSVRVELDHMAESLCHADESLLRQMVMILLDNAVKYSLPGGRVTIRLKRREDLYDIFVEDTGPGIPAEAQPLIFDRFYRADTARSRSSGTSGGAGLGLSIARWIAGMHHGELRLDATSPAGTVFCATLPASFS comes from the coding sequence ATGATTAAGTCCATCCGCGCCCGCCTGACCCTCTGGTACGTCGCCGTCTTCAGCCTCATTCTGGCCGTCTCCGGTTTCGCCGTTTTTTCGCAGCTGGTGGAAAGCCGCTACCAGCGGCTGGACTCACGTCTGGAGTTGGCCGGCCGAGTGTTGGCTGCCTCACTGAAGCATGAGATCGAGGAACACGAGGGCAAGGAGCCCGGCGAAGTCTCCTTCCGGTCGGTGCTGGTCAGCATCCACCAGCTCACCTTCCCGGCCCAAGCCGTGACGATCGTGCAGGGCGATCGCATCGTCGGATTGAAGCCCGATTCGGAGGCCCGCACCGTTGCCACCGATGCCGTTCAGCAGTCCGCCCGGCTTACCCTCCAATCGAATCCGGCCCGCTGGTCCGGCCATGGCTGGCGCTACTCCGCGCTGCGGCTGTCATTACCGAATCACGGCGCGTACCTGTTTGTTTCCGGCGAATCGGAGCTGGATACTGAGCGCGAAGTCACCACACTCCGGCAGTCGTTCCTTCTGGGCGTACCCATTGCGGTCTTCCTGTCGGCGCTGGGCGGCTACTGGCTCGCGCGCAAGAGCCTGGCCCCCGTCGTCCTGATCTCGCAGACGGTGGAGTCCATCACCTCGCGCAACCTGGACCGGCGCGTCCCCATTCTGAACCCCGGCGACGAATTGGGGCTCCTCGCCCAGACCTTCAACCGCCTCCTGGAGCGCCTGGGGCACGCCTTCGACCAGCAGCGCCGCTTCATGGCCGATGCCTCGCACGAACTCCGGACCCCCGTCTCCGTAGCCCACACCGCCACGGAGGTGACTCTCGAGAAGCCGAACCGCACCGAGGCCGAGTATCGGGAGGCCCTCCAGATCATCGATGGACAGTTGCGCCGCCTGAAACGCGTGGTGGAGGATATGTTCCTGCTGGCCCGGGCCGACTCTGGCGCCGTCCCCCTGCGGCTGAGTAAGTTCTACCTGGACGAACTCCTGGCGGACACCGCCACCGCCGCCCGCGTGCTGGGCGAGAAACTCTCTGTGAGGGTGGAGCTAGACCATATGGCGGAGTCCCTCTGCCACGCCGATGAATCGCTGCTGCGCCAGATGGTGATGATCCTCTTGGACAACGCCGTGAAGTACTCCTTGCCCGGTGGCCGCGTCACGATCCGGCTGAAGCGCCGCGAGGACCTTTACGATATCTTCGTCGAGGATACGGGGCCGGGTATCCCAGCCGAAGCCCAGCCACTCATCTTCGACCGCTTCTATCGCGCCGATACCGCCAGAAGCCGCTCGTCCGGAACTTCCGGCGGCGCGGGCCTGGGATTGTCCATCGCCCGCTGGATCGCCGGAATGCACCACGGCGAACTGCGCCTGGACGCTACAAGTCCGGCCGGAACTGTATTCTGCGCGACATTGCCCGCGTCGTTCTCCTAG
- a CDS encoding response regulator transcription factor: MRLLLVEDEQDAARMLAKGLREQTYAVDIAFDGDAAIEKLSVNTYDLVILDIMLPGRNGFEICREMRRMGAVAPVLMLTAQDQVWSRIEGLDSGADDYLTKPFDFGELSARIRALLRRGPALQDPVLRVANLTLDTRNHSVRRGDRSIDFTAKEYALLEYLSKRQGEVVTRPEISEHVWDESYDPFSNLIEVYIQRLRRKVDTSGESRLIHTRRGEGYRIGGRDEDD, translated from the coding sequence ATGCGGCTTCTTTTGGTCGAGGATGAACAGGACGCGGCCCGCATGCTCGCAAAGGGCCTGCGGGAACAAACCTATGCCGTGGACATCGCCTTCGATGGCGACGCCGCCATCGAGAAGCTGTCCGTCAACACCTACGACCTGGTCATCCTCGACATCATGCTGCCCGGCCGGAATGGTTTCGAGATCTGCCGCGAGATGCGCCGCATGGGTGCCGTCGCTCCGGTCCTCATGCTGACCGCGCAGGACCAGGTTTGGAGCCGGATTGAAGGCCTGGACAGCGGCGCCGATGACTATCTGACGAAGCCATTCGATTTCGGGGAACTGTCGGCCCGCATACGCGCCCTCCTGCGCCGCGGCCCCGCCCTGCAGGACCCCGTGCTCCGTGTCGCCAACCTGACCCTCGACACCCGCAACCACTCTGTCCGTCGAGGCGACCGTAGTATCGACTTCACCGCCAAGGAATACGCTCTGCTTGAGTACCTCAGTAAACGGCAGGGTGAGGTGGTCACCCGGCCCGAGATCTCTGAACACGTCTGGGACGAATCCTACGATCCCTTCTCCAACCTGATCGAGGTCTATATTCAACGCCTGCGGCGCAAGGTCGACACATCCGGAGAGTCCAGGCTCATCCACACCCGCCGCGGTGAGGGCTACCGCATTGGGGGGCGTGACGAGGATGATTAA
- a CDS encoding efflux RND transporter permease subunit has translation MLNRIIDAALNNRLLVAALLAAVIIVGLVVMLRLPIDAFPDLTNNQVVVITECPAMPPLEVESRVTFPIETALMGLPKTLEIRSTSKLGLSMTTVIFEDQVNTYFARQLVNERVQEARSRLPQGLEPTLGPVATAFGEVLQYTVDGNGLSLMDRKTLHDWSLRFQLRTIPGVNEVNSWGGDTKQYVIEVNPDALQRYGLTLRDVFLRVQDNNENFGGGFIQHLDQQYTVYGLGRATSLGELGKTVLLARAGVPVLLSDVANIVPGAMPRQGAVLRDGKGETVSGMIIALKGANGLDVIEKSKQKLAAMHLPEGVKVVPFYDQSEVIYGTIHTVERNLLEAGILVIVVLLVFLGNLRAALLVACVIPVAMLFGFIGMAAFGVSANLMSLGAIDFGMIVDGAVVMVENSVRRIGESGGQPVRRTVRDAAIEVSRPIVFGVAIIVAVYLPILTLEGLEGRMFRPMAITVCSALLGALVLSLTVVPVASTFGLRASDKESHARWFEVILHHYARVLDYSMHHRTAIVAFSLLLMVVALGSLKYIGTEFMPKLDEGSILIQTRKLPGVSLPESISISSHVEKAVMEFPEVSGVVSKLGRPDLATEAMGVYEADVYVLLKPHQQWRKGLDKEALVDQMSKRMERIPGLVCNFTQPMAMRLDEVVSGIKADVAVKIFGSDLATLEQLADRALKVISAIPGAADSQAEILTGVPELRVAVDRDRLSRYGLDVRNVRDLLDSTTGGTTVSEMIEGERQVPIVVRLPQAYRNDLQALGNLQLQSTAGERVRLNQIARIAVEQGPEVINREGARRRIVVQCNVRGRDLGSFVSEAQQHLNRALKLPSGYTLEWGGQFENQDRAVRRLMIVLPLSIAIIFGLLFATFSSVRQALLIFSAVPFALVGGIAALWIRGLNLNLSAMVGFIALFGVAVLNGIVMVSCINQMLEAGLPLHRAIREGALTRLRPVMMTAMVASLGFMPMALSQSAGAEVQRPLATVVIGGLFTATMLTLLVLPVVFPWFAPPRPADATVAAMAPVEIS, from the coding sequence ATGCTCAATCGCATCATCGACGCCGCGCTGAACAACCGGCTCCTGGTCGCCGCGCTCCTGGCCGCGGTCATTATCGTGGGTCTGGTGGTCATGCTCCGCCTGCCCATCGACGCCTTCCCTGATCTCACCAACAATCAGGTCGTCGTGATCACCGAGTGCCCGGCCATGCCTCCGCTGGAGGTCGAAAGCCGCGTCACCTTCCCCATCGAGACCGCTCTCATGGGACTCCCCAAAACACTCGAGATCCGCTCCACCTCCAAGCTCGGGCTGTCCATGACCACCGTCATCTTTGAAGATCAGGTCAACACCTATTTCGCCCGGCAGTTGGTGAATGAGCGCGTGCAGGAGGCCCGCTCCCGTCTGCCCCAGGGCTTGGAGCCCACTCTCGGGCCCGTGGCCACGGCCTTCGGCGAGGTGCTCCAGTACACCGTCGATGGCAATGGCCTCTCCCTGATGGACCGCAAGACCCTCCACGACTGGAGCCTCCGCTTCCAGCTCCGCACCATTCCAGGAGTCAACGAGGTGAACAGTTGGGGCGGCGACACAAAGCAGTACGTCATCGAGGTCAACCCGGATGCCCTGCAGCGCTATGGCCTGACACTCCGTGATGTCTTCCTCCGTGTCCAGGACAACAACGAGAACTTCGGCGGCGGCTTCATCCAGCACCTCGACCAGCAATATACGGTCTACGGCTTGGGGCGGGCCACCTCCCTCGGCGAATTGGGCAAAACCGTCCTGCTGGCTCGCGCCGGCGTCCCCGTCCTCCTCAGCGACGTGGCGAATATCGTCCCCGGAGCCATGCCCCGGCAGGGCGCGGTGCTCCGCGACGGAAAAGGGGAGACCGTCTCCGGCATGATCATCGCCCTCAAGGGCGCCAACGGCCTGGATGTCATCGAGAAGTCCAAGCAGAAGCTTGCCGCGATGCACCTGCCCGAGGGCGTGAAGGTCGTCCCCTTCTACGACCAGAGCGAAGTGATCTACGGCACCATCCACACCGTGGAGCGCAACCTGCTTGAGGCTGGCATCCTCGTCATCGTGGTCCTCCTTGTATTTCTCGGCAACCTCCGCGCAGCCCTTCTGGTCGCCTGCGTGATCCCCGTCGCCATGCTCTTCGGCTTCATCGGGATGGCGGCCTTTGGCGTCTCGGCCAACCTGATGAGCCTCGGCGCCATCGACTTCGGCATGATCGTCGACGGCGCGGTCGTCATGGTGGAGAACTCAGTGCGCCGCATCGGCGAGTCCGGCGGCCAGCCCGTGCGCCGCACCGTGCGCGACGCGGCCATCGAAGTGAGCCGCCCCATCGTCTTTGGCGTGGCGATCATCGTCGCTGTCTACTTGCCCATCCTCACCCTGGAAGGGCTGGAGGGCCGCATGTTCCGGCCCATGGCCATCACCGTCTGCTCCGCTCTGCTGGGCGCACTTGTTCTCTCCTTAACTGTCGTTCCGGTGGCCAGTACGTTCGGCCTGCGCGCTTCGGACAAAGAGAGCCATGCCCGCTGGTTCGAGGTCATCCTGCACCACTATGCGCGTGTGCTCGACTACTCCATGCATCACCGGACGGCAATCGTCGCGTTCTCCCTCCTCCTCATGGTTGTGGCCCTCGGCTCTCTCAAGTACATCGGCACCGAGTTCATGCCGAAACTGGACGAAGGCTCCATCCTGATTCAGACGCGCAAACTGCCCGGCGTCAGCCTGCCGGAGTCCATCTCCATCAGCAGCCACGTCGAGAAGGCCGTGATGGAGTTTCCAGAGGTCAGCGGCGTGGTGAGCAAATTGGGCCGCCCGGACCTGGCCACCGAGGCGATGGGCGTCTACGAAGCCGACGTTTACGTCCTGCTGAAGCCGCACCAGCAATGGCGCAAGGGGCTCGACAAAGAGGCGCTGGTCGACCAGATGTCCAAACGGATGGAGCGCATCCCCGGCTTGGTCTGCAACTTCACGCAGCCCATGGCCATGCGCCTCGACGAAGTGGTCTCCGGCATCAAAGCCGATGTGGCGGTGAAGATCTTTGGAAGCGACCTGGCTACACTCGAGCAGTTGGCCGATCGGGCCCTCAAGGTCATCAGCGCCATCCCCGGGGCGGCCGACTCGCAGGCCGAGATCCTCACCGGCGTGCCCGAGCTTCGCGTCGCCGTCGACCGCGACAGGCTCTCCCGCTATGGCTTGGACGTCCGCAATGTCCGGGACCTTCTGGACTCGACTACCGGCGGAACCACGGTCTCCGAAATGATCGAGGGCGAACGGCAGGTGCCGATTGTCGTCCGCCTGCCCCAGGCCTATCGCAATGACCTCCAGGCGTTGGGCAACCTGCAACTGCAGTCCACGGCCGGTGAGCGCGTGCGGCTCAACCAGATCGCCCGCATCGCGGTCGAACAGGGTCCCGAGGTCATCAACCGCGAAGGCGCCCGGCGCCGCATCGTCGTGCAGTGCAACGTTCGCGGCCGTGATCTGGGCAGCTTCGTCAGTGAAGCGCAGCAACATCTCAACCGCGCCCTCAAGCTGCCATCCGGCTACACCCTCGAATGGGGCGGGCAATTCGAGAACCAGGATCGAGCCGTGCGCCGCCTCATGATCGTCCTGCCCCTCTCCATCGCCATCATCTTCGGGCTTCTCTTCGCTACATTCTCATCGGTGCGCCAGGCCCTGCTCATCTTCAGCGCGGTCCCCTTCGCCCTGGTCGGGGGCATCGCCGCGCTCTGGATTCGCGGGCTGAACCTGAACCTCTCGGCCATGGTCGGCTTCATCGCCCTGTTTGGTGTCGCCGTGCTGAACGGCATCGTCATGGTGAGCTGCATCAACCAGATGCTGGAGGCCGGCTTGCCCTTGCACCGCGCGATCCGGGAAGGCGCCCTCACCCGTCTGCGCCCGGTCATGATGACCGCCATGGTCGCCAGCCTCGGCTTCATGCCCATGGCCCTCTCCCAATCCGCCGGCGCCGAAGTTCAGCGTCCCTTGGCCACCGTCGTCATCGGCGGCCTGTTCACCGCGACGATGCTCACCCTGCTGGTCCTCCCGGTGGTCTTCCCCTGGTTTGCCCCACCCAGGCCCGCTGACGCAACGGTGGCTGCCATGGCGCCCGTCGAAATATCATGA
- a CDS encoding efflux RND transporter periplasmic adaptor subunit: protein MTENELVEQRTRLQMLAVALTAVVIALAAYILLARKGEAPPLPAATETTGSKAPAGVIHLNPQAQKEANLGMVLAASSVEKDTIRANGQITVNENETWHVGALAEGKVTQVLANIGDHVKQGQVLALMHSHTVHETRAAFIQAQAELDRAIAHKEMARRVADRAQRLLKVEAISQEQADQAANDVRNSESAIVKARADLDKETQHMTEFLEIDPHGAKHAGDATEDPDAVPIKAPNAGVILRRLVSSGSVLSVGQEAFTISNLNSLWVIAGVNEADLAAVRPGMQARISVRAFPERTFAGTVLQLGEELDPATRTLKVRINLPNAQGNLKPEMFAQVDLEQGASRAALYIPESAIEDVNGQKVAFVQTGGDSFQVRTLRIGATTNGMVEVTGGISEGERVVTRGAFALKSELLKSSLQGE from the coding sequence ATGACCGAAAACGAGCTCGTCGAGCAAAGAACTCGCCTGCAGATGCTCGCCGTAGCCCTCACCGCCGTGGTGATCGCCTTGGCGGCTTATATCCTCCTCGCGCGCAAAGGCGAGGCTCCTCCCCTGCCGGCCGCCACTGAGACCACCGGCAGCAAAGCCCCGGCCGGAGTGATTCACCTCAACCCGCAGGCCCAGAAGGAAGCCAACCTCGGCATGGTGCTCGCCGCCAGCAGCGTGGAAAAGGACACCATCCGCGCCAATGGACAGATCACCGTCAACGAGAACGAAACCTGGCATGTGGGCGCCCTCGCCGAAGGCAAGGTGACCCAGGTGCTGGCCAACATCGGCGATCACGTCAAACAGGGCCAGGTCCTGGCCCTGATGCACAGCCACACCGTCCACGAGACCCGCGCCGCTTTCATTCAGGCGCAGGCGGAACTCGACCGGGCCATCGCGCACAAGGAGATGGCGCGCCGCGTGGCGGACCGTGCCCAGCGCCTGTTGAAAGTCGAAGCCATCTCCCAGGAGCAGGCCGATCAGGCTGCCAACGACGTGCGCAATTCCGAGTCCGCCATCGTCAAGGCCCGCGCCGACCTCGACAAAGAGACCCAGCACATGACCGAGTTCCTGGAGATCGATCCCCACGGGGCCAAACACGCTGGAGACGCCACGGAAGATCCCGATGCCGTCCCCATCAAAGCGCCGAATGCCGGGGTCATCCTGCGCCGCCTCGTCAGCAGCGGTAGCGTCCTCTCAGTAGGACAGGAAGCCTTCACCATCTCAAACCTCAACAGCCTCTGGGTGATTGCCGGCGTGAACGAAGCCGACCTGGCGGCCGTCCGCCCCGGCATGCAGGCCCGCATCAGTGTCCGCGCCTTCCCGGAGCGCACCTTCGCCGGCACGGTCCTCCAGTTGGGCGAAGAGCTCGACCCCGCCACCCGCACCCTCAAAGTCCGCATCAATCTGCCCAATGCGCAGGGCAACCTGAAGCCGGAGATGTTCGCCCAGGTGGATCTGGAGCAGGGTGCCAGCCGCGCGGCATTGTACATCCCCGAATCCGCCATCGAAGACGTCAACGGCCAGAAGGTGGCCTTCGTGCAGACAGGCGGCGACAGCTTCCAGGTGCGCACTCTCAGGATCGGAGCCACCACAAACGGCATGGTGGAGGTCACGGGCGGCATCAGCGAGGGGGAACGCGTCGTCACTCGCGGAGCGTTTGCCCTGAAGAGCGAACTCCTCAAGAGCTCGCTGCAGGGGGAATAA
- a CDS encoding TolC family protein — MRWPPVFTLPVLLAAVVCQLAEAQVRLGVQDAVRLALDKNAYLSAGQERIGAAQGLRQQAGLKPNPRLYLQQENARLWQSPGLVYWRDTDTFAYAGYTVESGGKLAKRVEYAAANTARVEADQALLRRHVAARVAAAYWAAAGAVRVVALLNEERQNLLQVVRYTESRVKEGAAAGADLLRIQLESQRVDALLAVAQQDADRSRLELYREIGVGPPPLVEFSDALEALRDVPVPEPAAAVERRPEVVLARRGVAQAEAQVKLQLANAKPDPDYLFGYKRTAGFDSVIAGVQINLPVRNRNQGNIATAEAELRAARETARAVETQVAAELQSALRDYELKRKLVSGDLPSMVQRARDSARIAQFAFREGGVDVLRLLDAERIRIETQLMYTRSLADFQQSAVALEVAAGANP; from the coding sequence ATGCGATGGCCCCCAGTCTTCACCCTGCCCGTCCTGCTCGCCGCAGTTGTCTGCCAGTTGGCCGAGGCGCAGGTTCGGTTGGGCGTGCAGGATGCCGTCCGCCTGGCGCTCGATAAGAACGCGTACCTCTCCGCCGGGCAGGAGCGCATCGGCGCGGCCCAGGGCCTGCGGCAGCAGGCCGGACTGAAACCCAACCCCCGCCTGTACCTCCAGCAGGAGAATGCCCGCCTCTGGCAAAGCCCCGGACTCGTCTACTGGCGGGATACCGATACTTTTGCTTACGCCGGCTACACCGTCGAGAGCGGCGGCAAACTCGCCAAACGCGTCGAATACGCTGCCGCCAATACCGCGCGCGTCGAAGCCGATCAGGCTCTGCTGCGCCGTCACGTCGCCGCCCGCGTGGCCGCCGCCTACTGGGCCGCCGCCGGAGCCGTGCGCGTCGTCGCCCTCCTCAATGAGGAACGCCAGAACCTCCTCCAGGTCGTCCGCTACACCGAATCCAGGGTCAAGGAGGGCGCAGCGGCCGGAGCCGATCTCCTGCGCATCCAACTCGAGTCCCAGCGCGTCGATGCGCTTCTCGCCGTCGCCCAGCAGGATGCTGACCGCAGCCGCCTGGAGCTCTATCGCGAGATCGGAGTCGGTCCGCCCCCGCTGGTCGAGTTCAGTGACGCACTGGAGGCGCTACGCGATGTCCCCGTTCCCGAGCCTGCCGCTGCGGTCGAACGCCGCCCCGAGGTTGTGCTCGCCCGCCGCGGCGTCGCCCAGGCCGAAGCGCAGGTGAAGCTGCAACTGGCCAACGCGAAGCCCGATCCGGACTACCTCTTCGGCTACAAACGCACCGCCGGCTTCGATTCCGTCATCGCCGGCGTGCAGATCAACCTGCCCGTCCGAAACCGCAACCAGGGCAACATCGCCACCGCCGAAGCCGAGTTGCGAGCCGCCCGGGAAACCGCTCGCGCGGTGGAAACACAGGTTGCCGCGGAACTTCAATCCGCCCTCCGCGACTATGAGCTCAAACGCAAACTCGTCAGTGGCGACCTGCCCAGCATGGTCCAGCGCGCCCGTGACTCCGCCCGCATCGCCCAGTTCGCGTTTCGCGAGGGCGGTGTGGATGTCCTCCGCCTGCTCGACGCCGAAAGGATCCGCATCGAGACCCAATTGATGTACACCCGCTCGCTGGCCGACTTCCAGCAGAGCGCCGTAGCCCTCGAAGTCGCCGCTGGAGCGAACCCATGA